The DNA region CGCCGTGGGGGACGCGGAGATCGCCCTCGACTCCGTGGACGCGCCCTTCGGGCCCGCGTCCACGATGGTCGCCAGCGCGTTGATGCAGGCCATGGTGGCCACGGCTGCCGCCGCGCTGGCTGAGCGGGGGATCCAGCCGCCTCTGTTGCGGTCCGCGAACGTGGACGGGGGCCATGACTGGAACGGGCGGGTCTTCTCCGAGTACGGGGATCGGATCTTCTACCGGCATTGAGTGCTCCGCTCGTGGGGCGGGTGTGATCCTGTGGGTCGGTGGGGGCTGGTCGCGCCCACGCGGCGGAGCCGCGTTCTCAACACAGCCCCGCGCCCCTGACGGGCGCGCCTCCGGTGGCGCCCGGAGGGAAGCGCACGGTCACCCGTAGGCCGCCGCCCCTGCCGTTCGCCTCCGCCTCCGCCGTCCCCCCGTGCGCCCTCGCTATCGCCGTCACGATCGACAGGCCCAGGCCCGCGCCCTCGCCGTGGGCGTGGGTGCGGGGGCGCAGGCGGTGGAACGGCTCGAAGAGGTGGGTGACGGTGGCGGGCGGGATGTCGGGGCCCGTGTTGGTGACCGTGAGCGTGTCGGAGGTCGTGGTCACCTCGGCGTGGCCGCCGGGGACGTTGTGGCGTACGGCGTTCGCGACCAGGTTGTGCACCAGGCGTTCCAGGAGCACGCCGTCGCCGTGGACGGTGAGCGGGGCGGCCCGCACGGTGACCGTGACGTCGTGACGGGCCGCCTCGTCGGCGAGCGCCCGGGCCACGCCGTGCGCGGTGACGTCGAGGGCCACGGGTTCGCGCCCGCCGGGCCCGGCCCGCCCGCCGCGTCCGGCGCCCGCGCCCCCCTGCTCCGTGGTGGCGAGCAGCAGCAGCCCCTCGATGAGGCGTTCGCTGTCGTCGGCGACGGAGATCAGCTTCGTACGGATGCGGGCGACGTGCTCGGGCGGCGGGTCCCCGGCGAGCCCGATCTCGGCGGCGGCGCGCTGCACGGCCAGGGGCGTGCGCAGCTCGTGCGCCGCGTTGGCCGCGAACCGCTGCTGCGCGCCGACCAGCCGCTGGATGCGGTCGAGCATCGCGTCGAAGGTGTCGGCGAGCTGCTTCAGCTCGCCGGGCGGCGCGTCGAGGGCGATGCGTTCGTGCAGGTTGGAGGCGGAAAGACGGTGCGCGCTCGCGGTGATCACGGCGACGGGACGCAGGACACGGCCCGCCATCCACCAGGCGAGGGCGAGGGACAGGACGGTGTACGCGGCCAGGACGATCACGGACACCGAGAGGAGCCGGCCGAGCGCGGCCTCCCCGGCGGCGTCGCTGACCCGGGTCACCGCCTGCGCGGGCACCGTGTCGGAGAGCTTCGAGGGCCGCGCGGGCGCGGCCACCGCCCCTTGCGTCGGCATGACCCACGGCGGGCCGAAGCCGGCCCGGTCCGTCCTGGCCCCCGGCGCTGCCGTGGTGACGGCCGTGCTGATCGACGAGTACAGGCCCTGCCGTACGAGGACGTACACGACGCC from Streptomyces flavofungini includes:
- a CDS encoding sensor histidine kinase, whose protein sequence is MTPVAPGVGAPAAPRRNGVHHLRGFGAPRGLGLRGERARLTALYGVLLVLAGALLTGVVYVLVRQGLYSSISTAVTTAAPGARTDRAGFGPPWVMPTQGAVAAPARPSKLSDTVPAQAVTRVSDAAGEAALGRLLSVSVIVLAAYTVLSLALAWWMAGRVLRPVAVITASAHRLSASNLHERIALDAPPGELKQLADTFDAMLDRIQRLVGAQQRFAANAAHELRTPLAVQRAAAEIGLAGDPPPEHVARIRTKLISVADDSERLIEGLLLLATTEQGGAGAGRGGRAGPGGREPVALDVTAHGVARALADEAARHDVTVTVRAAPLTVHGDGVLLERLVHNLVANAVRHNVPGGHAEVTTTSDTLTVTNTGPDIPPATVTHLFEPFHRLRPRTHAHGEGAGLGLSIVTAIARAHGGTAEAEANGRGGGLRVTVRFPPGATGGAPVRGAGLC